TCCTGCTGGGTGCACAGAGACAGGTGGGTCCTCCCaccgcggacacacacacacacacacacacacacttcctgcgtCCTGTCTAACCTGGTCTTGGCGTCAGGCTGATCTTCTTCGGTGGGTACGGCTGCAAGACCGTCGGAGAGGTCCAGAACTCGCCGTCGTCCAGCTTCGTAGTGGAGGAGATGTCCTGGGTAAATGTTTGAGCTAGCATGTAGCCTGTTAgccgatgatgatgatgatgatgatgatgatgttttttcaAGACCACCATCGGAGACACTTTGTTCCGGTGCTGGGGATGGAACAACGAGGTCAACGTGTTTGACACTCACACCGCCACATGGAGCCAGCCGGAGACCCGCGTGAGTCACACGATGGGTTAactttcattcatatttcattgACCTGCTGGTGGCGCTGCAGGTGCCCTGTGTAagggatgatgtgtgtgtgtctgtctggtccAGGGTCCTGCTCCGGCGCCCCGCGGCTGCCACGCCAGCGCCGTGCTCGGGAACAAAGGTTACATCAGCGGCGGAGCGGTGAGTTCATCCTGGTTATATTcagccaaaagtatgtggacggCCCGATGCTGGGGCGGCTCCTCCAGCCGGCTCTGTGGGAAAGGTGTGGGGACGGACCTCTTCCTGTCTGAGCGTCCCTTTCCTGTTGACTCGGAGCCGCCTCCTGAGTTCACCCTGACCTCGGCCGGGCTGACATGTTCTGGTGTCCTCATACTTTttctctgatgtgttttcaggaaAGAGCCGAGCTGGACGTCTTCTGTTTAGACCTGGACGCCTGGACGTGGACTCAGTTGTAAACgcacaagcgcacacacacacacacacacacacacacgcacacacacacacagcagtgatgtTCTTCCTGTCGCAGCCTTCagtctaatgtgtgtgtgtgtgtgtgtgtgtgtctctcagtgacATCTCTCCTTCCTGTGCTCCTCTGGGTCGCTCCATGCACACCATGACGCCCACGTCAGATCACACGGTCTTCGTGTACGGCGGCCTCGGCGTCGATGGAAACACTCTGAGTAAGATGAGACAACATGGCTGCTCGTGGCGGCGCCGCAGCACGCCGTGACTTTTAACGTGATGTTTGTGTTAGATGACGGCTGGCGGTTTGACGCGCGGAGCAGGCGCTGGACGGAAGTGACGCacccacacaaagacaaacCCAGGTCAGCTGTCGCCTCACAAACATGAGCCCTGTGATCCAGACTGCGTGCCTGATGCTGATTGGTCCCTCAGGGTGTGTCACACGGCCTGCCTGGGAAGTGACGGTGACGTGGTGGTGTTCGGGGGGAGCAGCCGCCTCTGCATCCTCATGGACtcggtatgtgtgtgtgtgtgtgtgcggattAATCGGACACCAGAGGGAGGCCGCTGTGATGTCGTAGGTCAAGTGGACCAATCAGGTCTCGGTGATTAAGAGCGTTACATAAATGAAGCTTAAGTGGTTTAAGGACTCAGCACCTGCAGTACATGGTTAGCTCCATGCTAACCATGCTGATTAGCATAACAGAGCTGGCCGAGGCCTGCTGCACCTGTGGGAGGCCTCACTTCAGACTCATCAGATCGACTCTAAATGAAGTTTTTCTGCAGTTAATGTGTGAAAATACGATGATGCTGTCTTTTGGGTCAAGTTCTGTCCCAGGAGTTCTGTTGGTCCCATCAGGGGAGCTTCAGACGTGACGTGTCTTCGGtttgatgctgtgtgtgaacGGGTGTCTCGCTCTGGCTGCTGTTAGGTGGCCGTTCTTCGGGCTCCGTCACAGAACCACTGCAGCGACGTGTTGATCTTCCAGACGCAGCCGTACTCCCTGTACAGGTACGAGCGCGCGGCCCGCCGCCGGGTCACATGACGCCCCCTCACCGCCCCGACCACACATGGTTAACCAGGTTTAACAACGTCCACAGAGGTCATGGAGTGTTTGACAgccgtgctgtgtgtgtgtttcagactgTGTGAGGACTTGATCGGAGGAAACCCGGAGCTGTTCAGGACGCCGCTCCGCAGGCTGCCGCCGAAGCTTCGCAGCAAAATAAACAAGCGAGTGGCCTTTTTCTCTGCGGcggcctgcagggggcagcgtgTTTCAGAGCCACACCTTCTGAAACAGTGAGAATTGAATACCTGACATGAAGAAGACAACGGGCGCTGACGGTTCTTTGTTTTAACTGAATTTGTAAATAAAGTCTTATTTTATTCAGGTCAGGTGACATGTGACTTCATTTAGTTTGATGTGCGATCTGTTTTTGAATAAAGGTGATTCAGACGACTGTGGGAGGCtcttctttaaaaacacaccacacactgaaTCAAAGCCATCGTTGAGACATTCTGTCCTGCTGAGAGCATTAAAGAGCCCTGTGGTCCTAACctgcccccctctctctctctctctctctctctccccacctTTAATTCTGTTTAAAATCTCTTCAGGAGCACCGCCTGCCTCACAGCGGCCGGACGTAGTTGGCGGGCAGCAGGCCCCGCTGGCCTGTGCGCTGGTTGCAGCCGAACATCCAGCCCTCGTCGATGGGCTCCACGTCTGAGATCAGATCGCCCTCCTGCAGGGAGACCTCGTCTGCCTCCGCCGCCGTGTAGCTGTAGACGGCCTGGAAGCGCCTCTGGAAGAACAAGAGGGTcagatgtgtttaaaatgaCTCATTTAATTTGAAAACAGTTTTAAAGGTcactttatgtttttgttataaACACCCTGCGGTGTAATAACCTCACCCCTCCACCAGGTGGTGCCACAGCAGCAGGGCGCACCGGTCCAGCAGGCTGACTGACTCTCACAGGACTGGACGGCTGCTCTTCAtagtctgcacagacacagacacacacacagacacacacacacacacactccgttACACCAGacatcctcatcctccacccTCATGGACGCAGCTTCaggcggagtgtgtgtgtctcaccttgTCTGTTCTCAGGAGGAGGGGCGTCACTTCGAACCCTGCTCTTCTCAAAGTCTTCATGGTACTTTatctgaaaccacacacacacacacacacacacacattacttcTGCTCTGTGAGAGGCAGTTCACATTTTAGGACATGAGGAGACACCACGTGTCACAGTTTACTGACAATATGTGGTGACACCACCTCTGACTACATGATGGAGGACTGACACCACCTCTGACTACATGATGGAGGACTACATGATGGAGGACTGACACCACCTCTGACTACATGatggaggactgtgtgtgtgtgtgtagtgtgtctgtgtgtgtctgtctgtgtgtgtgtgtccacagctcAGAGACTTTGACCATATAGGGCCGCTCCTCAGCTCC
This window of the Parambassis ranga chromosome 6, fParRan2.1, whole genome shotgun sequence genome carries:
- the LOC114437782 gene encoding kelch domain-containing protein 1-like isoform X2, whose translation is MDAALSRRLERSSHTAFISHNTLVVWGGYQAAGQDVALPSEEIWLCDLDSGTWERRDIDGDAPPDLKDFCGASIDDTLYVFGGCDLVGYSNQMFSVDLSEPSCCWRRVTDTRGTTPTPRSKHSCWVHRDRLIFFGGYGCKTVGEVQNSPSSSFVVEEMSWTTIGDTLFRCWGWNNEVNVFDTHTATWSQPETRGPAPAPRGCHASAVLGNKGYISGGAERAELDVFCLDLDAWTWTQFDISPSCAPLGRSMHTMTPTSDHTVFVYGGLGVDGNTLNDGWRFDARSRRWTEVTHPHKDKPRVCHTACLGSDGDVVVFGGSSRLCILMDSVAVLRAPSQNHCSDVLIFQTQPYSLYRLCEDLIGGNPELFRTPLRRLPPKLRSKINKRVAFFSAAACRGQRVSEPHLLKQ
- the LOC114437782 gene encoding kelch domain-containing protein 1-like isoform X1, with amino-acid sequence MDAALSRRLERSSHTAFISHNTLVVWGGYQEAAGQDVALPSEEIWLCDLDSGTWERRDIDGDAPPDLKDFCGASIDDTLYVFGGCDLVGYSNQMFSVDLSEPSCCWRRVTDTRGTTPTPRSKHSCWVHRDRLIFFGGYGCKTVGEVQNSPSSSFVVEEMSWTTIGDTLFRCWGWNNEVNVFDTHTATWSQPETRGPAPAPRGCHASAVLGNKGYISGGAERAELDVFCLDLDAWTWTQFDISPSCAPLGRSMHTMTPTSDHTVFVYGGLGVDGNTLNDGWRFDARSRRWTEVTHPHKDKPRVCHTACLGSDGDVVVFGGSSRLCILMDSVAVLRAPSQNHCSDVLIFQTQPYSLYRLCEDLIGGNPELFRTPLRRLPPKLRSKINKRVAFFSAAACRGQRVSEPHLLKQ